Genomic window (Streptomyces sp. NBC_00078):
GCCGACGCGGCAAGGCGCCTGGAGGCGTTCACCGCGGACCTCGAGGAGGGGCGATTCCCCGAAGAGGACCGCTGAACACGTCCGGGGCAGCCGAGTTCGTTGCGGCGCACGGGTGATTAGCCCGTTTCGTGTTTGATTTGCGGTATATATCTGCCTAACGTGCGAAAAAGCTTGAACACTTTCGTTCTGGCAATGTCTCCGAAGGGGAAGACGTGAACAAGGCGCAGCTCGTAGAAGCGATTGCCGACAAGGTCGGTGGCCGTCAGCAGGCCGCCGAGGCTGTCGACGCGGTCCTGGACGCCATCGTCCGCGCGACCGTCGCGGGGGACCGGGTTTCGGTCACCGGCTTCGGTTCGTTCGAGAAGGTCGACCGTCCGGCCCGCTACGCCCGCAACCCCCAGACGGGCGAGCGGGTTCGGGTCAAGAAGACCTCCGTTCCGCGCTTCCGCGCGGGCCAGGGCTTCAAGGACCTGGTGAGCGGCTCGAAGAAGCTCCCGCGCGGCGGCGAGGTCGCCGTCAAGAAGGCGCCCAAGGGCAGCCTGACCGGCGGGGCTTCCGCGACCGTCAAGAAGGCCGCGGCGAAGAAGACGACCGCCAAGAAGGCGACCGGCGCCGTGAAGAAGACGACGGCCAGGAAGACGACGGCCAAGAAGACCACGGCCACCGCCAAGAAGGCGACCGCGAAGAAGACGACGGCCAAGAAGACCACGGGCGCCGCCAAGACCTCCGCGGCGAAGAAGACCACCGCCAAGAAGGCGACGGCCAAGAAGGCCCCCGCGAAGAAGGCGACGGCCAAGAAGGCCCCCGCCAAGAAGTCCGCGGCTCGCACGACCACCGCCAAGAAGGCCACGGCCCGCAAGAGGTAAGGGCACAGGGGCACTCACGCGCCGGGCCGGACTCCGCATCGGAGTCCGGCCCGCGGCGTTGCCGCGGGCGGTCTGGAACGGCCCTCAGAAGGTCTGCAGCGTCACGAGCGTGATCCGGGGGCTGTCCTTGGCGCCCTCGACCTCGATACGCACCCGCTGCCCGGGCCGCAGCATCCTCAGGCCGCCCGCGTCGAACGCGTCGGCCTCGAAGGGGACGGGGGTGCCGTCGTCGAGCAGCACACTGCCGCTGCGCGTCCCGGCGTCGTACGTGTATGCGGTCGCGTGCATGGCCGCAGCCTACTGCCCGGGGATCAGCAACTGGGCGGCCGCAGCCGTACGGGGGCCCACTCCGAGAGCCAGCGCGGCGCGCAGGTCGTCGCCGGTGTCCACGTCCTGGCGTACGGAATCCACCGCGTCGAGGGCCAGTTCCATGGCGCCGGACGCACGGTGGCGGGCCCGGGAATCGGGGCCGAATGCCGGGAGCAATTCCTGGGCCGGTGTTGCGGCCAGCAAGGTCGTGCCGATTACGGCCGCGTCGGCGAGGAAAGCGCGGGGGAATTCCGCGGCCGCGTCCAGGACCCGGAGCAATTCCCGGGGGCGTAGCGCCGGAAGGTCGGCGTTCAGAGCCGCGACGGGACTTTCGGGGCGTGCGGTGCGTACCGCGGCGACGCCGTGCGCCAGTGCCGCGTTGAGGCCGCCGCGGGGTTCGCCGGAGACGATCCGGGCGCCCAGCGCGCCCAGCTCACGGCCTGCCAGGGAGTCGTTGGTGACGACCGCCACATCCCTGACAGCAGGGCAGGCCAGGGCCGCCGCCACGGTGTCCTGGGCGAACGCGAGGGCGAGGCCCGGGCGCAGCCCGTCGGCGGCGGTGTCCGAGAGCCTGCTCTTGGCCCGCGTCAGGGCTTTCAGGGGTATGACCAAGGTCCACTGCACCGCTGTAACCGTCCCTCTCTTCTCGCGGCCATTGTCACTCAGCCGTCACCTGGGCCATATGGCGGTCGCGGCGCCGGGGCGTACGGTGTTCTCGACAGACCGGCGGCCTGGGGCGACACTTGTGCGGCCCCCCAAGGCCCTAGAGGAAGGTGTCCGCGTGCCCCGCCGCAGAATCGGCTTCTGGTACCGCTTCGCAGCGGTCCTCTGCAAACCGCCACTGGTGGTTCTGATCAAGCGGGACTGGCGCGGAATGGAGAACATCCCGGCCGACGGCGGATTTATCACCGCGGTGAACCACAATTCCCACGTGGACCCCTTCGCATACGCGCACTATCAGTACAACACCGGGCGGGTTCCGCGATTCCTGGCGAAGAGCGGCCTTTTCAGGAAGGGATTCGTCGGCGCCGCGATGCGCGGTACCGGACAGATCCCCGTCTACCGCGAGACCACCGACGCACTCAGTGCCTTCCGGGCCGCGATCGCCGCCGTGGAGCGCGGTGAATGCGTCGCGTTCTATCCCGAGGGCACCATCACCCGGGATCCCGGACAGTGGCCCATGGTCGGCAAGACGGGTGCCGCGCGCGTCGCCCTGACCACCAAGTGCCCGGTGATTCCGGTCGCCCAGTGGGGCGCCAACGAACTGCTGCCGCCCTACGCGAAGAAGCCCAACCTTCGCCCGCGCAAGACCCATCACGTGCTCGCGGGCCCGCCCGTCGACCTCTCGCGCTTCTACGACCAGGAGATGACCCCGGAACTCCTGAAGGAGGCGACCGCGGTCATCATGGCCGCCGTCACCCGCCAGCTGGAGGACATCCGCGGCGAGGAGGCGCCCGAGAGGCCCTACGACCCGCGCCGTGAGCGGATCGAGCAGCGGCGCAGGACGCAGGCGCAGACGCAGGTCCAGGAGAAGGCCGAGCAGGAAGAGGGGCAGGGTACGTGAGCAAGCCCGTCAAGGCGGCCGTCTTCGGCACCGGTTCGTGGGGCACCGCGTTCGCCATGGTGCTCGCCGACGCGGGGTGCGAGGTCACCCTGTGGGGGCGCCGCGCCGAACTCGCGGATGCGGTCAACTCCACGCGTACGAACCCCGACTACCTTCCCGGCGTCGAACTCCCGGACGGCGTACGGGCGACGACGGACGCCGCCGAGGCCGCGCGCGGCGCCGACTTCGCCGTCCTCGCGATCCCCTCGCAGACCCTGCGCGGCAACCTCGCCGAATGGGCGCCGCTGCTCGCGCCCGACTCGGTCCTCGTCTCCCTCATGAAGGGCATCGAGCTCGGTTCCGCCATGCGGATGAGCGAGGTGATCGAGGACGTCGCCAAGATCGGCGCGGACCGGATCGCGGTCGTCACCGGGCCCAACCTCGCGCGTGAGATCGCCGCCCGGATGCCGGCCGCCGCCGTGGTCGCCTGCACCGACGAGGCGGTCGCCCAGCGGCTCCAGGCCGCCTGCCACACGCCGTACTTCCGGCCGTACACCAACACGGACGTGGTCGGCTGCGAGCTGGGCGGTGCCGTGAAGAACGTCATCGGGCTCGCCGTGGGCATCGCGGACGGCATGGGCCTCGGCGACAACGCCAAGGGCTCGCTCATCACGCGCGGCCTGGCCGAGACCACCCGGCTCGGTGTCGCGCTGGGCGCCGACCCGCTGACCTTCTCCGGACTCGCGGGCCTGGGCGACCTGGTGGCGACCTGCTCCTCGCCGCTGTCGCGCAACCACACCTTCGGCACCAACCTCGGCAAGGGCATGACTCTGCAGGAGACCATCGCGGTCACCAGGCAGACCGCCGAGGGCGTCAAGTCCTGTGAGTCGGTGGCGGATCTGGCCCGCCGGCACGGCGTCGACATGCCGATCACCGAGACGGTCGTCGACATCGTGCACGAGGGCAAGCCTCCCGTGGTCGCTCTCAAGGAGCTGATGTCGCGCAGCGCGAAGCCCGAACGACGCTGAGCGACGCCACGGGTGGCACGCTGTCTCAGGCCCTTACCAACGGGTACTCTCAACGCGATATGAGCACCGAGAACCTCCCCCAGAGCCCTGAGCAGCCGCCTCGCAAACCGCGTGTGGCCGTCGTGTTCGGCGGACGCAGTTCCGAACACGGGATCTCCGTGGTCACCGCCGGCGCCGTTCTGCGGGCCGTCGACCGGACCAAGTACGACGTCCTGCCGATCGGCATCACCCGGGACGGCCGTTGGGCCCTCACCGCCGACGAACCGGAACGCATGGCGATCACCGAGCGCCGTACGCCCGACGTCGAGGAGCTCGCCGAGTCGAGCGAGGGCGGCGTGGTGCTCCCCGTCGACCCCGGCAACCGCGAAGTCGTCTACAGCGAGCCCGGATCGGTGCCCAAGGCGCTCGGTGAGGTCGACGTCGTCTTCCCCGTCCTGCACGGCCCGTACGGCGAGGACGGCACCCTGCAGGGCCTGCTGGAGCTCTCCGGCGTCCCGTACGTCGGTTCCGGCGTGCTCGCCTCGGCCGTCGGCCAGGACAAGGACTACATGAAGCGGGTGTTCACCTCCTTCGGGCTCAAGGTCGGCCCGTACGTGGTGATCCGGCCGCGCGAGTGGGAGCAGACCGCCCCGAACGGGGACAGGGGTGCGGCCGCCCGCAAGAAGATCGTGGACTTCGCCGGCGAGCACGGCTGGCCGCTCTTCGTGAAGCCCGCGCGCGCGGGCTCGTCGATCGGTATCACCAAGGTCGACGACCTCTCCGGCCTCGACGAGGCGATCGCCGAGGCCCGGCGGCACGACCCGAAGATCCTGGTGGAGGCCGCACTGCGCGGCCGTGAGATCGAGTGCGGGGTGCTGGAGTTCGAGGACGGCCCGCGGGCGAGCGTGCCCTCGGAGATCCCGCCGCCGGACGCGCACGCGTACTACGACTTCGAGGCCAAGTACATCGACTCGACCCCGGGGATCGTGCCGGCGCCGCTGACGCCGGAGGAGACCGCCGAGGTGCAGCGGCTGGCGGTGGACGCCTTCGAGGCCGCGTCCTGCGAGGGCCTGGTGCGCGCGGACTTCTTCCTCACCGAGGACGGCGAGTTCGTGATCAACGAGATCAACACGATGCCCGGCATGACGCCGATCTCGATGTACCCGCAGATGTGGCAGGCGAGCGGGATCGGCTATCCGGAACTGGTGGAACGGCTCATCCAGGCGGCGTTGCGCAGGTCCACGGGACTTCGCTGACGCAGCAGCGGTTCCAGCACCTGCCGGGACACCACTAGTCGGCGATCCCCTCGGGGATCGCCTTCTTTGTCGAGGGCGCCAGGTCGACCAGCGGTGCCATGCCGTCTCCCGTACGGTCCTTGGGGATGGTGACCTCCACGTACGCCGTGCGCAGTGTCGTGGTGAAGCGGAACGAACCGTCGTCCTGCTTCTGCAGCAGCCAGCCGACCCCGTCGACCTCGACCCCGTCGGATTCGGGGTCGTTCATCTCCGCGGGCCGCTCGACACCGCAGCGCAGTATGATCGCCGGGTCGCCCCAGCCCGCGGTCAGCGCGGAGGCCGGTTCGGGATCCCTGCGATCCTGGCCGTCGACCTTGGACGGCAGCATCGTGTCCAGGTTCTGGCACAGCTTGGTGACCTTCGCGCCCGGGCCGGGAACCGAGGCCCGGGCGCTGTCGTCTGCTGAGGAGCAGCCCGTGGCCGTGATCAGCGTCGCGACCAGAGCGGGCAGCCCGAAAACAGTTCGCTGCCGGTGACGGTAGGAGTTCACCGGCCAAGGGTAGACGGGGGCTACAGATGGACGACCGGGCAGGTCAGGGTGCGGGTGATGCCGTCCACCTGCTGGACTTTGGCGACCACCAGGCGGCCGAGGTCGTCCACGGTGTCGGCCTGGGCCCGCACGATCACGTCATAAGGTCCTGTCACGTCCTCGGCCTGGATGACTCCAGGAATCTTGCTGATCGTCTCGGCGACGGTCGACGCTTTGCCGACCTCCGTCTGGATCAGGATGTACGCCTGTACCACGGAACCTCCAGGGCGGCCACGAGGATCATGTGGGGAAAAGGAACGCCACGGTATCGCGTCGTCACCGGCCGCGGGGAGACCTGCGCGGGCCCGGGACGCCGCGGCCGGGTGCGGGAACGACAGAAGCCGACGGTCACCTCGACCGTAGCGAGGACACTGATGACGCGCGACCGGGCACGGCAAGGGACAGAAGGGGAGCAAGGGAAATGAAGGGCACTGTTGGTGAGCTCGGGGAGTTCGGGCTCATCAGGGAGCTCACCTCCCGTCTCACCACCACCCCGGCGGTCCGGGTGGGCCCCGGCGACGACGCCGCTGTGGTCGCCGCGCCCGACCGCAGGGTCGTGGCCAGCACCGACATCCTGCTGGAGGGCCGGCACTTCCGCCGCGACTGGTCCACCGCCTACGACGTCGGGCGCAAGGCGGCCGCACAGAACCTCGCGGACATCGCCGCCATGGGCGCCGTGCCGACCGCGCTGCTGCTCGGCCTGGTCGTACCCGCCGAACTCCCGGTGACCTGGGCGAGCGAGCTGATGGACGGGCTGCGCGACGAGTGCCAGGTGGCCGGCGCGTCGGTGGTCGGCGGGGATGTCGTACGAGGCGACACGATCATGGTGTCGATCACCGCGCTCGGCGATCTGCGCAACCAGGAGCCGATCACCCGGGGCGGCGCCCAGCCCGGCGACCTGGTCGCCGTCACCGGCTGGCTGGGCTGGTCCGCCGCCGGTTACGCGGTGCTCTCCCGGGGCTTCCGCTCACCGCGCGCGTTCGTGGAGGCGCACCGGCGCCCCGAGCCGCCGTATCACGCGGGCCCGGCCGCCGCCGGACTCGGCGCGACCGCGATGTGCGATGTCAGCGACGGTCTGATCGCCGATCTCGGGCACATCGCCGAGGCCAGCAAGGTCCGTATCGACATCCGTTCCGGTGCGATCGACATCCCGTCCCAGATGAACGACATCGGGCAGGCCGTCGGCGTCGACCCCATGCAGTGGGTGCTCACCGGGGGAGAGGACCACGCGATCGTGGCCACCTTCCCGCCGGACGTGAAGCTGCCGGCCCGCTGGAAGGTGATCGGCGAGGTGCTCAACCCCTCGGCGCTGCCCCAGGTGACGGTCGACGGGGCCCCGTGGACCAGCAAGGGCGGCTGGGACCACTTCGGGGACATCGAGTCATGACCGCCCCTCCCAGGGTCCTCACGGTGGCCGGCTCCGACTGCGGCGGCGGGGCCGGAATCCAGGCCGACCTGAAGACGATGCTCGCGCTCGGCGTGCACGGCATGAGCGTCGTCACGGCGGTCACGGCCCAGAACTCGCTCGGCGTGCAGGGGACTTGGGAGCTGCCGGTGGAGGCCGTGCGGGCCCAGTACCGGAGCGTCGTGGACGACATCGGCGTACAGGCCGTGAAGACCGGAATGCTCGCTTCGGCCGAACTCGTCGAGGCCGTGGCCGAGTTGATCGGCGGCACCGGCGCTCCGGCGGTCGTCGACCCGGTGGGCGTCTCGAAGCACGGCGACTCACTGCTGGCCGCCTCGGCGCTGGAGTCCGTACGGCACAGGCTCCTGCCCCTCGCGACCGTCGCGACGCCGAACCTCGACGAGGTGGCCCAACTCGCCGGTGTGCGGGTCGAGTCGGAGTCTGACCTGCGCGAGGCGGCGGCCGCCGTCCTGTCGTACGGGCCGACGTGGGTGCTCATCAAGGGCGGTCATCTCCCGGGTGAGGCCGTGGACCTGCTCACCGACGGCTCCGAGGAGCACTGGCTGCGCGCCCCTCGCCACGACAACCGGCACACGCACGGCACGGGCTGCACCCTCGCGTCCGCGATCGCGTCGCAGCTCGCGAAGGGACAGTCCGTGCCGCAGGCGGTGGCGGTGGCCAAGGAGTACGTCACCGGGGCGATCTCGGCCGGATTCGCACTCGGCGGCGGGATCGGGCCCGTGGACCACGGGTGGGCCCTCAGGCCCCGGACAGGGCCGGGTACTCCCTCAGCTTGATGTCGGTCGCCGCCTTCTCGGTCAGCTTCTTGAAGAAGCGGGCCAGGGGGCGGGAGCCGAGGACCCGGTACATGCGATCCCGGTTGCGGATGCGCCGCTCGGTCGCCGGGGCGAAGAACGGGCCCGCGTTGCCGGAGATCTTCTGGCAGCCCTTGGCGAAGTCCCGGATCCGGGTCTCGTACTCGGCGGATGCCGAAGCGCATTCGCACGATCCTTGCAGCACACCCGCGGGCGGGCACAGCAAAAAGCCGATCCACCGAGGTGGACCGGCTTCTTACAGCGAACCGGCAGTGGCCGCGCGCTCAGCTGAGCGTCAGCGCGAGACCTTGCCGGCCTTGATGCACGAGGTGCAAGCGTTCAGGCGCTTCGGCGTCCCGCCCACCACGGTACGCACACGCTGGATGTTCGGGTTCCAGCGACGGGACGTACGGCGGTGCGAAAACGAGATGTTGTTGCCGAAGCCCGGCCCCTTGCCGCAGACGTCGCAGTTGGCAGCCACGGGTCACTCCAAAGACTTCAGATGCACTTACGGTTGGATCCCGGCATGCCGGGATCAAGATCGCAGGATCAGAGATCTGAGTGGCGGTGCCAGGGGTATGGCCCGATCAGGATCGGGCAACCGGAGCAGCATACAACGACTGCGCCGGTGCCACGAAACTACCATGGCTGATCAGGGCTCCTCCCGGCCCTCTTCCGGCTGGCACCGGCCCTGGGTCTACGCTGCGTCCAGTCCAGCAGCTCAAGGAGGCGCAGGTGGCGCAGGTGCCGCAGACATTCTTCGATGCTCTCGCGGTGCGTACCTGGTGCGGCCTCGCGCTGGAGAAGCTCGGCCGCGCGCGCGAGGAGATCGACGCGATCAACGTCTACCCCGTGGCCGACGGCGACACGGGCACCAACCTGTATCTGACAGTGGAGTCCGCGGTGGCGGCCGTGGAGGCCGTTTTCGCAGCTCACGCGGTCGGTGCCGGTGCTCTGCCGACCGGTGCAGGGGGCCCGGGGGAGCCCGGGAAGCCGACACTCGCCGACGCGGTGCGCGCGATGGCGCACGGTGCGCTGATAGGCGCCCAGGGGAACTCCGGGACGATCCTGGCGCAGCTGCTGCGCGGCATGGCCCAGGTGTTCGCCGCCGATGGTGGGACACCTCACACCGACAGCTCGGGCCTCCGGCTCGCGCTGCGGCACGCGGCGGACTCCGCCCGCCAGGCCGTCGCCCACCCCGTCGAGGGCACGGTCCTGTCGGTCGCCTCGGCCGCCGCCGACGCGGCCGGGAGAGCCGGGGGCGACTGCGGGACGGTCGCACGGGCGGCCTACGAGGGAGCGTGCACGGCGCTGGCCGAGACTACGGGACAGCTGGCCGTGCTGGGGCGCGCCGGGGTGGTCGATGCCGGCGGGCGCGGGCTGGTGGCGGTGCTCGCGGCGCTGGTGGAGACGTTCACGGGGGAGGCGCCGGGGGCGGTTGTTTCCGGCGGGCACGCGCGCGTGGGGACGGTGGTGGCGGGCGGCGGCCCGGAGACTGGACCGGCCGTGGACGAAGGAGCGTCTCCGGCCGACGCCGGAGACTGCGCCGACGCCCCGCAGGAGGACGGTCCCGCCTTCGAGGTGATCTACCTGCTGGAGGCCGAGGACGCGGCCATGACGAGGCTGCGGACCCGGCTCGACGCCCTCGGGGACTCTCTGGTCGTGGTCGGCGGCGACGGGCTGTGGAACGTCCACGTGCACGTGGACGACGCGGGCGCCGCCGTGGAGGCGGGCGTCGAGGCCGGACGGCCGTACCGGATCCGGATCACCCACTTCGGGCTCGGCGACGTACACACGCGCGGGGGCGCACGTCCGCCCAGGGAGCCGGTCCAGCGGGCGGTCGTGGCCGTGGTGCCGGGCGAGGGGCTGGCCGGGCTGTACACCGAGGCCGGTGCGACCACCGTGCTCGCGCGCCCCGGGGAGCCGCCCGTGAGCGGCGAGCTGGTCGACGCCGTACGGCGGGCACACGCGCGCGAGGTCGTGCTGCTGCCCAACGACGCCGACCTGCGCCACACCGCGGCCGCGGCGGCCGAACAGGCACGCACCGAGGGGATCCGCGTGGCCCTGATCCCGACCCGCTCCGCGGTCCAGGGGATCGCGGCGCTCGCCGTGCACGAGCCCGGGCGCCGTTTCGACGAGGACGTCGTGTCGATGACGTCGGCGGCGGGCGCGACCCGTTACGCCGAGGTCGCCGTCGCCGAGCGGCAGTCCTGGACCATGGCGGGCATCTGCCAGGCCGGTGACGTGCTCGGTCTCATCGAGGGCGACGTGGCCGTGATCGGCTCGGACGTCACCGGCACCGCCGAGACCGTCCTGGACCGCATGCTCCAGGCCGGCGGTGAGCTGGTCACCCTCGTCCTCGGCGACGAGGCCCCGGAGTCCGTCGCCGACCAGCTGGAGGCACGCGTGCGGGAGTCCTATCTCGCCGTCGACACGGTGGTGTACCGGGGCGGACGACAGGGGGCGCTCCTGCTGATCGGCGTCGAGTAGCGCGTCGGCAGGCTTTCTGCTTCCGGGCCTGCGAGGCCTGCTGCGCAAGCCCGGTCTCCTGCTCCTGGGTTTCCAGAGTCTGCTGCGCGTCAGCCGGATTCCTGTTCCCGGGCCTTCAGGGGGTGCGTGCTGGGGGTGGGCCGGGCTCCTGCTTCCGGATCTTCAGGGTCTGCGCCGCGTCAGTTGGCCCCTTGCTTCCGGGGCTACAGCAGTTGCTCCGTCTCAGCCGGCCCCTTGGTTCGGGGTCTTCAGCGGCTGCGCCGCGTCAGTTGGCCCCTGCTCCCGGCCTGCAGCAGCTGCTCCGCGTCAGCCGGCCTCCTGCTCCCGGATCTCCAGCAGCTGCTCCGCCTCCGCCCGTCGTTCCTGCGCCGTCTCGTCCTCGTCGTCGGGGCCGTCGTATGCCGCGAGGACCGCACGCGCGTGTGCCACCGCGCGGGCGGGGCGGCCGAGGTCGGCCTCCAGCCAGCCTGCGGCTAGCTCGGCGCCGGTACGGCTGTCCAGGGCGTCGTCCCCCAGGGCGGCGAACACCGCGATCGCCTCGGTGACCTGGGACAGGGCGTCTTCGAGGGCGGCCCGGATCGAGTCGTCGTCGGCGTCCTCCGAGGCGGAACGGGAGAGCAGGTCACCGAACTGGCGGTGGGTGTGCCCGAGTTCCGCGACGAGCCGCCCCCGCGCCTCCTCGTCGGTCCCGGCGGCGCCCAGCGCGGCCTCGCACTCCCGGACCGCGCCCGCCATCAACTCCCGTGCCGCACCAGTCCCGTCCTGCGTGCCCGCACGCAGCTCCAGCCACGCGCGGGCGCGCAGTGAGCGGACCAGGCCGTGGACGTTGCCGAGCGAGCGCCACAGGTCGCCCGCGCGCGCGTAGGCCCGGTCCGCCTCGGCGGGCAGACCCGCCGCCCCGAGCGACTCGCCGGCGAGATGGGCGAGCGTCGCGTGGTCGTGCTGCTCGGGCCAGTGGCGGGCGATCTCGGCTGCCTGCAGCCGCCGTTCGGCCGCCTCACGGTGCTCGCCCAGTTCGCTCAGACAGTCGCCGAGCCACCACAGCGTCTGGACCACCGCTCCGTCGCCGTGCGTCTCGGCCCTCAGGTCGGGCAGCGCCGACTCCAGCATCTCCGCGGCCTCGGCCCACCGTTCCCGGCGCAGCAGGAACCCGCCGAGCTGCTGCCGGGCCCAGGCACCGTAGGTCTGGCCCTCGCCCGCCTCGTCGGCCCAGTGCGCCGCCTCCAGGGCGTGCTCCGAGGCCTCCACGAACAGCCCCCGGCCGCCGAGCACCTCGGCGAGCTGAAGGTGCAGCTGAGCCCTCCCGACCGCCTCCAGATGGGCTCCGCCGTGGTCCAGGGCCGCCCGCAAAGCCCGCTCCGCGCCCGAGATGTCGCCCAGGTGATGGGCCAGCCCCGCCAGTTGCGCCTCGTACTCCACCGCGAACCACGGCAGTCCGGCCTCCACGAAGCCGGCCGTCGCCCGCCCGAAGAGGTCCACGGCCCCCTCCAGGTCCCCACGGCGCATCGCCAGCTCCGCGAGCATGGACTGCCCCTCGGCGCCCCGCGCGGCGATCCGCACGTCGTCACCGGCGTACCCGCCGACCAGGGTGAGAAGCTCGCGCACGGACGTCTCGGCGTCGGCGAGAGCCGTTTCGCCAACCGTCCCATCCGCCGGTTCGCCGGCGTCCTGGACCCGCCGCATCAGGATCCGCGCCCGCCCCATCAGCACGGACGCCGTCTGCCGTACGCCGGTCGCGTCCTCGGCATAGAGCGCCAGCACCCGGTCGTACGGCTCGGCGACCGCCGCGAGCGCCTCGTCCACCCGGCCCGTCAGAGCGCGTACGTACGCCGCACGCGTGTGTGCCGCCAGTGCCTCGCCAAGGTCGCCCGCCTCCTCGTACAGCCCGGCGGCCCGTTCGAACAGTTCGGCACCCTCCGGGCCCCGGTCCATCGCCTCGTGGTCGACGATCTCCGCGCGGTCGCGGGCGCCCAGCTCGACGCCCTCGGCGGCGCGCGCGACCGCCGCCCAGGCCTCCATGGCGTTCGGCTGCAGGGTGTCCGACATCCGGCGTGCCTCGGTCAGCAGGTCCGGCAGGTCCGGCAGGTCCGGCGCGTTCGCTGTCACGGCGGCCGGCACCGGCACCGTGGGCGCGGAGAGCGGGCGGACCGTCGTACGCACCCCGAGCGGCAGCCGGTCCACCAGGGGGCGCTGCGCCATACGCGCGCGTGCCCGGTCGCTGACGTACGAGGTGCCGTTTCGCTCGTCGAAACGGGCGGCCAGGGCGAGGGCCTCCGCACGCGTGTGTGCGGCGAGTTCGCGTGCCGTCCACGTCCGGCCGGCCGGTCCGGGCACCTGCCGGTCGCCGGGGCCTGTCTCGCCGAGGCGCTCCATGAGCAGTGTCACCACGCTGAGGAAGTCCAGCCTGCTGCGCGGCTGCCCGGT
Coding sequences:
- a CDS encoding HU family DNA-binding protein → MNKAQLVEAIADKVGGRQQAAEAVDAVLDAIVRATVAGDRVSVTGFGSFEKVDRPARYARNPQTGERVRVKKTSVPRFRAGQGFKDLVSGSKKLPRGGEVAVKKAPKGSLTGGASATVKKAAAKKTTAKKATGAVKKTTARKTTAKKTTATAKKATAKKTTAKKTTGAAKTSAAKKTTAKKATAKKAPAKKATAKKAPAKKSAARTTTAKKATARKR
- the cofC gene encoding 2-phospho-L-lactate guanylyltransferase codes for the protein MQWTLVIPLKALTRAKSRLSDTAADGLRPGLALAFAQDTVAAALACPAVRDVAVVTNDSLAGRELGALGARIVSGEPRGGLNAALAHGVAAVRTARPESPVAALNADLPALRPRELLRVLDAAAEFPRAFLADAAVIGTTLLAATPAQELLPAFGPDSRARHRASGAMELALDAVDSVRQDVDTGDDLRAALALGVGPRTAAAAQLLIPGQ
- a CDS encoding 1-acyl-sn-glycerol-3-phosphate acyltransferase; amino-acid sequence: MPRRRIGFWYRFAAVLCKPPLVVLIKRDWRGMENIPADGGFITAVNHNSHVDPFAYAHYQYNTGRVPRFLAKSGLFRKGFVGAAMRGTGQIPVYRETTDALSAFRAAIAAVERGECVAFYPEGTITRDPGQWPMVGKTGAARVALTTKCPVIPVAQWGANELLPPYAKKPNLRPRKTHHVLAGPPVDLSRFYDQEMTPELLKEATAVIMAAVTRQLEDIRGEEAPERPYDPRRERIEQRRRTQAQTQVQEKAEQEEGQGT
- a CDS encoding NAD(P)H-dependent glycerol-3-phosphate dehydrogenase; amino-acid sequence: MSKPVKAAVFGTGSWGTAFAMVLADAGCEVTLWGRRAELADAVNSTRTNPDYLPGVELPDGVRATTDAAEAARGADFAVLAIPSQTLRGNLAEWAPLLAPDSVLVSLMKGIELGSAMRMSEVIEDVAKIGADRIAVVTGPNLAREIAARMPAAAVVACTDEAVAQRLQAACHTPYFRPYTNTDVVGCELGGAVKNVIGLAVGIADGMGLGDNAKGSLITRGLAETTRLGVALGADPLTFSGLAGLGDLVATCSSPLSRNHTFGTNLGKGMTLQETIAVTRQTAEGVKSCESVADLARRHGVDMPITETVVDIVHEGKPPVVALKELMSRSAKPERR
- a CDS encoding D-alanine--D-alanine ligase family protein, which gives rise to MSTENLPQSPEQPPRKPRVAVVFGGRSSEHGISVVTAGAVLRAVDRTKYDVLPIGITRDGRWALTADEPERMAITERRTPDVEELAESSEGGVVLPVDPGNREVVYSEPGSVPKALGEVDVVFPVLHGPYGEDGTLQGLLELSGVPYVGSGVLASAVGQDKDYMKRVFTSFGLKVGPYVVIRPREWEQTAPNGDRGAAARKKIVDFAGEHGWPLFVKPARAGSSIGITKVDDLSGLDEAIAEARRHDPKILVEAALRGREIECGVLEFEDGPRASVPSEIPPPDAHAYYDFEAKYIDSTPGIVPAPLTPEETAEVQRLAVDAFEAASCEGLVRADFFLTEDGEFVINEINTMPGMTPISMYPQMWQASGIGYPELVERLIQAALRRSTGLR
- a CDS encoding DUF3515 domain-containing protein translates to MNSYRHRQRTVFGLPALVATLITATGCSSADDSARASVPGPGAKVTKLCQNLDTMLPSKVDGQDRRDPEPASALTAGWGDPAIILRCGVERPAEMNDPESDGVEVDGVGWLLQKQDDGSFRFTTTLRTAYVEVTIPKDRTGDGMAPLVDLAPSTKKAIPEGIAD
- a CDS encoding Lrp/AsnC family transcriptional regulator; this translates as MVQAYILIQTEVGKASTVAETISKIPGVIQAEDVTGPYDVIVRAQADTVDDLGRLVVAKVQQVDGITRTLTCPVVHL
- a CDS encoding thiamine-phosphate kinase, translating into MKGTVGELGEFGLIRELTSRLTTTPAVRVGPGDDAAVVAAPDRRVVASTDILLEGRHFRRDWSTAYDVGRKAAAQNLADIAAMGAVPTALLLGLVVPAELPVTWASELMDGLRDECQVAGASVVGGDVVRGDTIMVSITALGDLRNQEPITRGGAQPGDLVAVTGWLGWSAAGYAVLSRGFRSPRAFVEAHRRPEPPYHAGPAAAGLGATAMCDVSDGLIADLGHIAEASKVRIDIRSGAIDIPSQMNDIGQAVGVDPMQWVLTGGEDHAIVATFPPDVKLPARWKVIGEVLNPSALPQVTVDGAPWTSKGGWDHFGDIES
- the thiD gene encoding bifunctional hydroxymethylpyrimidine kinase/phosphomethylpyrimidine kinase, coding for MTAPPRVLTVAGSDCGGGAGIQADLKTMLALGVHGMSVVTAVTAQNSLGVQGTWELPVEAVRAQYRSVVDDIGVQAVKTGMLASAELVEAVAELIGGTGAPAVVDPVGVSKHGDSLLAASALESVRHRLLPLATVATPNLDEVAQLAGVRVESESDLREAAAAVLSYGPTWVLIKGGHLPGEAVDLLTDGSEEHWLRAPRHDNRHTHGTGCTLASAIASQLAKGQSVPQAVAVAKEYVTGAISAGFALGGGIGPVDHGWALRPRTGPGTPSA
- the rpmB gene encoding 50S ribosomal protein L28, whose protein sequence is MAANCDVCGKGPGFGNNISFSHRRTSRRWNPNIQRVRTVVGGTPKRLNACTSCIKAGKVSR